A single genomic interval of Fibrobacter sp. UWB13 harbors:
- the nrdG gene encoding anaerobic ribonucleoside-triphosphate reductase activating protein: protein MDEYPPLRIAGIEPESFVDGPGIRLTVFTQGCHHNCPGCQNPQTHDFEGGHFIEREAIITMIKDNPLLDGVTFSGGDPMDQAAALIPLAREIKERGLNLVIFTGYTYEQLMKLTPEKPELFELLTFADILIDGPFVMAKKSLDIKFRGSWNQRIIDVQKSLVEGHVVIHQIQLDEMAEHPDREYNT, encoded by the coding sequence ATGGATGAATATCCTCCACTGCGGATTGCAGGGATTGAGCCCGAATCTTTCGTGGACGGTCCCGGAATCCGCTTGACTGTGTTTACCCAGGGCTGTCATCACAACTGCCCAGGTTGCCAGAATCCGCAGACTCATGATTTTGAGGGCGGGCACTTTATCGAGCGCGAAGCGATCATCACGATGATCAAGGATAATCCGCTGCTCGATGGCGTGACGTTTAGCGGAGGCGATCCGATGGACCAGGCGGCGGCTCTTATTCCGCTTGCCCGCGAAATCAAGGAACGCGGTCTCAATCTCGTGATTTTCACGGGATACACGTACGAACAGCTGATGAAGCTTACGCCCGAAAAGCCGGAGCTTTTTGAACTGCTCACGTTTGCGGACATCCTCATCGACGGTCCGTTTGTCATGGCGAAAAAGTCCCTGGATATCAAGTTCAGAGGTTCTTGGAACCAGCGCATTATCGATGTGCAAAAAAGCCTTGTCGAAGGCCATGTGGTCATCCACCAGATTCAACTGGACGAGATGGCGGAACACCCCGACAGGGAATACAATACGTAA
- the nrdD gene encoding anaerobic ribonucleoside-triphosphate reductase, producing the protein MSEKEMSQYGEGVGFERIRRITGYLVGTVDRFNNAKRAEVNDRVKHGV; encoded by the coding sequence ATGTCTGAAAAAGAAATGTCTCAGTATGGTGAAGGTGTCGGATTCGAACGCATCCGCCGCATTACAGGTTACCTCGTCGGTACAGTCGACCGCTTCAACAACGCCAAGCGCGCTGAAGTCAACGATCGCGTGAAGCACGGCGTATAA
- a CDS encoding FISUMP domain-containing protein, with protein sequence MKCKYLLLGAAVLFAACGDDSSSGPATENTPNSSAVAPLSSSDNGSASVASSSSIADNGQSSSAENNVASSSSVASSSSKKVVSNYDPATGLLTDERDGNVYKTAKVGNQIWMAQNLRLENPNTLDDCSSNYYDYTIKDEAVLQKYGHHYGWMTAMQISCKYEEQLAKSEIQQPHQGLCPTGWHIPSIDEWQELFNAAPLTELLSTDWKMRYFVGTDDYGLSLNAANEDEENIPEFLALDEANSTKNYAVVLYCEEPSKPIKVEAKSKTSIFTYLRCVMD encoded by the coding sequence ATGAAGTGCAAATACTTGCTTTTGGGGGCTGCTGTTCTTTTTGCGGCTTGTGGTGATGATAGTTCTTCGGGACCTGCTACCGAAAATACTCCGAATTCTTCTGCGGTTGCCCCGCTTTCAAGTTCTGATAATGGCTCTGCTTCTGTAGCTTCTAGTTCGTCCATTGCAGATAATGGACAGTCAAGCTCTGCCGAAAATAATGTTGCCAGCAGCTCTTCGGTTGCATCGAGTAGCTCGAAAAAGGTTGTTTCGAACTATGATCCTGCAACGGGATTGCTGACCGATGAACGCGATGGCAATGTCTATAAGACCGCTAAGGTTGGGAACCAGATTTGGATGGCTCAGAATCTGCGTTTGGAAAATCCCAATACTTTAGACGATTGCTCTAGCAACTATTACGATTACACTATAAAAGATGAAGCTGTTTTGCAAAAGTACGGTCATCACTATGGCTGGATGACCGCGATGCAGATTTCATGCAAGTACGAAGAACAGTTGGCTAAATCGGAAATTCAACAGCCCCATCAAGGACTTTGCCCAACAGGATGGCATATTCCTTCAATTGATGAATGGCAAGAACTTTTTAATGCCGCTCCGTTAACAGAGCTCCTTTCGACTGACTGGAAAATGCGTTATTTTGTTGGCACGGATGATTATGGCTTGTCGTTGAACGCCGCTAATGAAGATGAAGAAAATATCCCAGAGTTCCTGGCGCTTGATGAAGCTAATTCAACAAAAAATTATGCGGTTGTGCTTTATTGTGAAGAACCGTCTAAACCGATAAAGGTCGAAGCGAAGAGCAAAACATCAATATTTACATATCTCCGTTGCGTAATGGACTAA
- a CDS encoding FISUMP domain-containing protein, with product MKIEKNNSCKCHSREGGNLPLVLRSLGHVMIASLVMLLFASCSDFGDRDNPLDPGASNYVIEDDDTKSSSSCSTRSSSSVMPDSVPASPSSSSKKASSSSKKVESSSSVIPALSSEQWSSSSEQSSSSSARSSSSSENAESSSSSEHTSSSSENLWTCGESTVTRGDREYKTVVIKEQCWTKENLRYLPSTGNTMCYGNDDSNCDKYGRLYDYEAASLACPTGWRLPTSAEYDALAEYSMEGATLYDAGAHFKAIEGWTPENGDDFLEFTALPGGKCNEEQTCLNIGKLGYWWTSTEKVKNTSHLALSLNGDGDSYSATAKMDNDQYISVRCVKK from the coding sequence ATGAAAATTGAAAAGAATAATTCTTGTAAATGTCATTCCCGCGAAGGCGGGAATCTCCCTCTTGTGTTGCGGTCTTTGGGGCATGTGATGATTGCGTCCTTGGTAATGCTTCTCTTTGCATCTTGTAGCGATTTTGGTGACCGTGACAATCCTCTTGACCCTGGTGCATCTAATTACGTTATAGAAGACGATGACACAAAATCGTCTTCATCGTGTTCGACGCGCTCGTCTTCTTCCGTCATGCCGGACTCTGTTCCGGCATCGCCATCTAGTTCAAGCAAAAAAGCTTCATCGAGCAGTAAAAAGGTGGAGTCGTCTTCCTCTGTTATTCCCGCTTTAAGTTCCGAACAATGGTCATCTAGTAGTGAACAATCATCTTCAAGTAGCGCACGATCATCATCAAGTAGTGAAAACGCAGAATCATCATCAAGTTCTGAACACACGTCTTCAAGTAGCGAAAATTTATGGACATGTGGCGAGTCTACGGTAACGCGTGGCGATCGAGAATACAAAACGGTTGTGATTAAAGAACAATGCTGGACAAAGGAAAATTTGCGATATCTCCCAAGTACTGGTAATACGATGTGTTACGGAAACGACGACTCAAATTGTGACAAGTACGGTCGGCTTTATGATTACGAAGCGGCTTCGCTTGCATGCCCGACAGGTTGGCGCCTCCCGACAAGTGCCGAATATGATGCCTTGGCCGAATATTCTATGGAAGGCGCTACGCTTTATGATGCCGGAGCGCACTTTAAGGCAATAGAGGGTTGGACTCCTGAAAATGGAGATGATTTCCTGGAATTTACAGCGCTTCCTGGCGGCAAGTGTAACGAGGAACAGACTTGCTTGAATATCGGAAAATTAGGGTATTGGTGGACCTCGACTGAAAAAGTCAAAAATACAAGCCACTTGGCACTCTCCCTCAATGGGGATGGCGACTCTTATTCTGCAACAGCCAAGATGGATAACGACCAATACATTTCAGTCCGCTGCGTCAAAAAATAA
- a CDS encoding SIMPL domain-containing protein — protein MISKLLNIIYLVLLIVCVCVLIRVVKAEPAAVPVAASNGTTVFEVPKIEVSASETKKFAADKFEMGFSLEIRGKDKESVSKRLAERRSVIFENVKSLEIPQSNVEQNSVEMHKEWSYRNSKRELVGYVATQSFVITVNRKIDAAALVQALSSEPDVEIQRTSAQLKDVDAVQSTVIKAAGKKATAKANDYAEGVGAKLGRVLQINGEGGGIIYNQYNRVYRAKGVMLAANAMMDGATAPDETAIADSVEVSASVRVVYELK, from the coding sequence ATGATCTCAAAATTGCTCAATATCATCTATCTCGTACTGCTGATCGTCTGCGTGTGCGTTCTCATTCGCGTCGTGAAGGCGGAACCAGCTGCAGTTCCTGTAGCTGCATCTAATGGCACAACGGTGTTTGAAGTCCCGAAAATCGAAGTTTCGGCGTCCGAAACCAAGAAATTTGCCGCTGACAAGTTCGAAATGGGCTTTAGCCTCGAAATCCGCGGCAAGGACAAAGAATCGGTTTCCAAGCGCTTGGCAGAACGCCGTTCCGTGATTTTCGAAAACGTGAAATCGCTTGAAATTCCGCAATCCAACGTAGAACAGAACAGCGTCGAAATGCACAAGGAATGGTCTTATCGCAATAGCAAGCGCGAACTCGTCGGTTATGTGGCGACACAGAGCTTTGTGATTACGGTGAATCGTAAGATTGATGCCGCCGCTCTCGTGCAGGCGCTTTCTTCGGAACCGGATGTCGAAATCCAGCGCACGTCCGCCCAGCTCAAGGATGTGGATGCTGTGCAGTCTACAGTCATCAAGGCGGCGGGTAAAAAGGCTACCGCCAAGGCTAATGATTATGCCGAAGGCGTTGGTGCCAAGCTTGGCCGCGTTCTTCAAATCAATGGCGAAGGTGGCGGAATTATTTACAACCAGTACAATCGCGTCTATCGCGCCAAGGGTGTCATGCTTGCGGCAAACGCTATGATGGACGGTGCCACCGCTCCCGACGAAACGGCTATTGCCGACTCCGTCGAGGTAAGCGCTTCGGTTCGCGTCGTTTATGAACTAAAGTAG
- a CDS encoding FISUMP domain-containing protein, which translates to MKCMNSVKNTSLQEFLVIIAISLCAIILASCGDDDSSTSSASYNMDVVSDVSKLPKCTKSNEGEMAWVKGETSARVCVDEKWYSTVGSDSTDTFSCSTKELKDKSGVKIICNGDSVGVVFNGKDGSDGKNGTDGKNGKDGSNGTNGQDGVGCSISKIDEQKVRVICGKDSTILFVGSESDESESSQNPVVIDSEKVAVSLNEVSGVSQKGPFLSGSRVLIREMEDGRTLTQTGNSFNGKILNDKGEFKIKARMLVSQYVMLEASGYYRNEITGENSNSELTLFAITDVNDRNTVNINLLTHLEYERVIYLVTQKKMKVQAAKKQAQKEVLALLDVDATDFSNSEDLNIAGGSDEDGALLAFSIILQGNRSVSQLSELLQKIANDMEEDGKWDNTSMRASLADWAAQKELDGKMESIRKNVTNWQLSTIVPNFEKHIHNFGTTEYGLGKCSSENEGKILQNSNKLSQTKGSFFICKSGKWTTASSIEYDTYQWAAGKDGDCKTGDVNSKNCYVYENKMWRSGNSNDCTLKLRGCTALRQDTVGLGSDKVWYKCDAKTWRVATNIEKDTATWGAGKFDGEVRAGQVNKSIYYIYEISKKTWRNATTIEKDTYDYKNNKDWAVGKNGEIKKGSVTDTIYVFDKTAWRVADDIEKNLGGCVTAIKDSVGKVGSTYYICKSEKWVAATQFEYDTYRWTAGKDGDSKYGSVNINNCYVFEDNVWRSGVSSDCSLGLSGCTASRQDIVGKGSDRVYHICDKRNWRNATTYEKDTYGWNKKEDATVRKGNVTDTFYVYENEMFRIANSREIYIKEGCTDYNEGNVNVKSDTSDYVCKQGVWQIHKNVLIDERDGLSYQTVRIGTQIWMSQDLNYADSNTTENLKGASWCGLIYGGNTRGWGYEDCDSRVYYWNAAMDVSSRYQEEMYNGENRKGVCPNGWHLPSKEEWNTLINFAGGATEALFRLKDWGVDDTYGRQSVDEYGFSAWDNEKGYYVLEDQGSPDCETTHDIYCKNIDKIQFGGTEGAYYWTSSQSGASKATVINLTYCDFDEVRLVDYEKNHVLSVRCVKDEE; encoded by the coding sequence ATGAAATGCATGAACTCCGTTAAAAATACGTCATTGCAAGAGTTTTTAGTGATTATTGCAATCTCTCTTTGCGCAATCATCTTAGCCTCTTGTGGCGACGATGATTCATCGACTAGTTCTGCGTCTTATAATATGGACGTTGTTTCAGATGTGTCAAAACTACCCAAGTGCACGAAATCTAATGAGGGGGAAATGGCGTGGGTCAAAGGCGAAACTTCTGCCCGAGTTTGTGTTGACGAAAAGTGGTATTCTACAGTTGGTTCTGATTCTACCGATACGTTTTCTTGCTCAACGAAAGAGCTTAAGGATAAAAGCGGAGTGAAGATAATCTGCAATGGGGATTCTGTAGGTGTTGTATTTAATGGTAAAGATGGCTCCGATGGCAAAAATGGAACAGATGGTAAGAATGGTAAAGATGGATCTAATGGAACGAATGGTCAAGACGGCGTTGGTTGCTCTATCTCAAAAATAGATGAACAGAAAGTTCGTGTGATTTGTGGTAAGGATTCCACAATTCTTTTTGTTGGTTCTGAATCTGATGAATCAGAATCTTCACAGAACCCTGTTGTTATAGACTCTGAAAAAGTTGCAGTGTCGTTAAACGAAGTCTCTGGTGTTTCGCAAAAAGGACCGTTCCTTTCTGGCTCTAGAGTCCTTATCCGTGAAATGGAAGATGGTCGTACTTTGACGCAGACGGGTAATAGTTTTAATGGAAAGATTTTGAACGACAAGGGTGAATTCAAAATCAAGGCACGAATGCTTGTGAGCCAATATGTGATGCTTGAAGCTTCTGGCTATTATCGTAATGAAATAACGGGTGAAAATTCTAACTCTGAATTAACTTTGTTTGCGATTACGGATGTGAATGACCGCAATACGGTGAATATAAACTTGCTCACACATCTTGAATATGAACGTGTAATTTATCTAGTCACGCAAAAGAAAATGAAAGTGCAGGCTGCCAAGAAACAGGCTCAGAAAGAAGTTCTTGCTTTGCTTGATGTTGATGCTACGGATTTCAGTAATTCCGAAGATTTGAATATTGCGGGTGGCAGTGATGAAGATGGAGCCTTGCTTGCGTTCTCGATTATTTTGCAAGGTAACAGGAGCGTTTCTCAGTTGTCTGAACTTTTGCAGAAAATTGCAAATGACATGGAAGAAGACGGAAAATGGGATAATACGTCTATGCGTGCGTCTTTAGCGGATTGGGCTGCACAAAAAGAACTTGATGGAAAAATGGAGAGTATCCGCAAAAATGTGACGAATTGGCAACTTTCTACGATTGTCCCTAATTTTGAAAAGCATATCCATAATTTTGGGACTACAGAATATGGCTTAGGAAAATGTTCTTCTGAAAATGAAGGTAAAATATTGCAGAATTCAAATAAATTGAGTCAAACAAAAGGTTCGTTTTTCATTTGCAAATCAGGAAAGTGGACTACAGCTTCGTCTATTGAATATGATACTTATCAGTGGGCTGCTGGTAAGGATGGAGATTGTAAGACGGGTGATGTAAATTCTAAGAACTGCTATGTGTATGAAAATAAAATGTGGCGTAGCGGTAATTCAAATGACTGTACATTGAAACTGCGTGGATGTACAGCATTGAGACAAGATACGGTTGGTCTTGGTAGTGATAAAGTATGGTATAAATGCGATGCGAAAACTTGGCGTGTTGCTACCAATATTGAAAAAGATACGGCTACATGGGGCGCAGGAAAATTTGATGGTGAAGTACGTGCCGGTCAAGTGAATAAGAGTATCTATTACATCTATGAAATCAGCAAAAAAACGTGGCGAAATGCAACCACAATCGAAAAAGATACTTACGATTATAAAAACAATAAGGATTGGGCTGTTGGAAAAAATGGCGAAATCAAGAAGGGTTCTGTTACTGATACTATTTATGTATTTGATAAAACGGCTTGGCGCGTTGCGGATGATATTGAGAAAAATCTTGGTGGTTGCGTGACTGCAATAAAAGATTCTGTGGGAAAGGTTGGTAGTACTTATTACATCTGTAAATCAGAAAAATGGGTTGCTGCGACTCAGTTTGAGTATGATACTTATCGTTGGACTGCTGGAAAAGATGGTGATAGTAAGTACGGTTCTGTAAATATCAATAACTGCTATGTATTTGAAGATAACGTTTGGCGTAGTGGAGTTTCTTCGGATTGCTCGCTTGGATTGAGCGGTTGTACTGCATCGCGTCAAGATATTGTGGGTAAGGGGAGTGATAGGGTTTACCATATATGCGACAAAAGGAACTGGCGAAATGCGACTACATATGAAAAAGATACATATGGTTGGAATAAAAAGGAAGATGCTACCGTACGAAAAGGAAATGTGACGGATACATTTTATGTATATGAAAATGAAATGTTTAGAATTGCGAATTCAAGAGAAATCTACATTAAAGAAGGATGTACGGACTATAATGAAGGTAACGTAAATGTAAAATCAGATACATCCGATTACGTTTGTAAACAAGGTGTATGGCAAATACACAAAAATGTTCTTATAGATGAAAGAGATGGTCTATCTTATCAAACTGTTCGTATCGGTACACAGATTTGGATGTCTCAGGATTTAAATTATGCTGATTCTAATACGACTGAAAATTTAAAAGGAGCCTCTTGGTGCGGCTTGATTTACGGTGGTAATACAAGAGGATGGGGGTATGAAGATTGTGATTCTCGCGTGTATTATTGGAATGCGGCTATGGATGTCTCGTCTAGGTATCAAGAAGAAATGTATAATGGCGAAAATAGAAAAGGTGTATGTCCAAATGGATGGCATTTGCCATCTAAAGAAGAATGGAATACTCTGATAAACTTTGCTGGTGGAGCAACCGAGGCTTTATTCCGTTTGAAAGATTGGGGCGTTGATGACACTTATGGTCGTCAATCAGTTGATGAATATGGATTTAGTGCGTGGGATAATGAAAAAGGATACTATGTTCTTGAAGATCAAGGCTCTCCTGATTGTGAAACAACGCATGATATCTATTGTAAAAATATTGATAAAATTCAGTTTGGGGGAACTGAAGGTGCGTATTATTGGACGTCATCTCAGTCTGGCGCGTCCAAGGCTACTGTAATAAACCTTACTTATTGTGATTTTGACGAAGTAAGACTGGTTGATTATGAAAAGAATCATGTGTTATCTGTCCGTTGTGTCAAGGACGAAGAATAG
- a CDS encoding anaerobic ribonucleoside triphosphate reductase, with protein MIFTVKKRDGREMPFNIEKIADAVIKAFRASGELDEQIKASQAQMNLLGNDDLLTNVALKVAAEAVGHLEAENKTKPDIEEIQDAVEKALTEGGYADTAKSYILYRAERTRVREVNTRLMQTLHDITFSSAKESDLKRENANIDGDTAMGTMLKYGSESAKHFYTMMMLKPEHSRAHMDGDIHIHDLDFYSLTMTCCQIDLIKLFKNGFNTGHGHLREPKDIRSYAALAAIAIQSNQNDQHGGQSVPNFDYAMANGVRITYRKAYLSNMVKALMLLTGKTEEEVLPVVKKLHGEMAEMGMVATLVPNEKFQTTEVHELSKTYDVETVKNAQKFAEKMAYEETDKATFQAMEAFVHNLNSMHSRAGAQTPFSSINYGMCTEPEARMVMKNLLLTTEEGLGGGETAIFPIQIFRVKDGINLNPGEPNYDLFKLACRVSAKRLFPNFSFQDAPYNLQYYKPGHPETEISYMGCRTRVIGNHYDPSREISYGRGNLSFTSINLPRIAIKMKSVDLFFKELDRMMQLVSDQLMERFAVQSRRKVKNFPFLMGQGVWIDSDKLGWEDTVGEVIKHGTLSIGFIGLAETLVMLTGKHHGESEASQELGLKIIGHMREFCDKESERLGLNFSLLATPAEGLSGRFVRMDKKKFGIIPGVTDRDYYTNSFHVPVYYKISAFKKLSLEAPYHALTNAGHISYIELDGDPTQNLDAFEKIVKYMAKVGIGYGSINHPVDRDPVCGFVGVIGDVCPRCGRSEGHAISCEKLEELRKKFPGMPAFRGIR; from the coding sequence ATGATTTTTACTGTGAAAAAGCGCGACGGCCGCGAAATGCCGTTCAACATTGAGAAGATTGCTGATGCCGTAATTAAGGCTTTTAGAGCCTCTGGCGAGTTGGATGAACAGATTAAGGCCTCCCAAGCTCAAATGAATTTGCTTGGAAACGACGACCTTCTGACAAACGTTGCTCTTAAGGTTGCTGCCGAAGCTGTTGGCCATCTTGAAGCCGAGAATAAGACCAAGCCGGACATCGAAGAAATCCAGGATGCTGTTGAAAAAGCTTTGACCGAAGGCGGTTACGCTGATACCGCCAAGAGCTATATCTTGTATCGTGCCGAACGTACCCGCGTACGTGAAGTTAACACCCGTCTCATGCAGACGCTTCACGACATTACGTTCAGCTCTGCCAAGGAATCCGACCTCAAGCGCGAAAACGCCAATATCGACGGCGATACCGCCATGGGTACCATGCTCAAGTACGGGAGCGAATCCGCTAAGCACTTCTACACGATGATGATGCTCAAGCCGGAACATAGCCGTGCCCACATGGATGGTGACATTCACATCCATGACCTCGATTTCTATTCTCTTACGATGACTTGCTGCCAGATTGACCTCATTAAGTTGTTCAAGAACGGCTTCAACACAGGTCACGGTCACTTGCGCGAACCGAAGGATATCCGCAGCTACGCCGCTTTGGCCGCTATCGCCATTCAGAGTAACCAGAACGACCAGCACGGTGGACAGTCCGTGCCGAACTTCGATTACGCCATGGCTAACGGTGTGCGCATCACGTACCGCAAGGCTTACCTTTCGAACATGGTCAAGGCTCTCATGCTCTTGACGGGCAAAACCGAAGAAGAAGTCCTGCCGGTGGTGAAAAAGCTCCACGGCGAAATGGCTGAAATGGGCATGGTCGCAACGCTCGTGCCGAATGAAAAGTTCCAGACAACTGAAGTCCACGAACTTTCCAAAACTTATGACGTCGAAACGGTAAAGAACGCCCAGAAGTTTGCCGAAAAGATGGCTTATGAAGAAACCGACAAGGCGACGTTCCAGGCAATGGAAGCTTTTGTCCACAACTTGAACTCCATGCACAGCCGCGCTGGTGCCCAGACTCCGTTCTCTAGCATCAACTATGGTATGTGCACCGAACCCGAAGCCCGCATGGTCATGAAGAACTTGCTCCTCACGACCGAAGAAGGCCTCGGCGGTGGCGAAACGGCTATCTTCCCGATCCAGATTTTCCGCGTCAAGGATGGCATCAACCTCAATCCGGGCGAACCGAACTACGACTTGTTCAAGCTCGCTTGCCGCGTGAGTGCCAAGCGCCTGTTCCCGAACTTCAGCTTCCAGGACGCTCCGTACAACCTGCAGTACTACAAGCCGGGCCATCCGGAAACCGAAATTTCGTACATGGGCTGCCGTACCCGCGTGATTGGCAACCATTACGACCCGAGCCGCGAAATCTCTTACGGTCGTGGCAACTTGAGCTTTACCTCGATCAACCTCCCGCGTATCGCTATCAAGATGAAGTCCGTGGACCTGTTCTTCAAGGAACTCGACCGCATGATGCAACTCGTGAGCGATCAGCTCATGGAACGTTTTGCCGTGCAGAGCCGCCGCAAGGTCAAGAACTTCCCGTTCCTCATGGGACAGGGCGTGTGGATTGATTCCGACAAGCTCGGCTGGGAAGATACCGTGGGCGAAGTCATCAAGCACGGTACGCTCTCGATTGGCTTTATCGGCCTTGCCGAAACGTTGGTGATGCTTACGGGCAAGCACCACGGTGAATCCGAAGCTTCTCAGGAACTCGGCCTCAAGATTATCGGCCACATGCGCGAATTCTGCGACAAGGAATCCGAACGCCTTGGCCTCAATTTCAGCTTGCTTGCAACGCCGGCTGAAGGCCTCTCGGGCCGTTTTGTGCGCATGGACAAGAAGAAGTTTGGCATTATCCCGGGCGTTACCGACCGCGATTACTACACCAACTCTTTCCACGTGCCGGTCTACTACAAGATTTCTGCTTTCAAGAAGCTCTCGCTCGAAGCTCCGTACCATGCGCTCACCAACGCTGGCCACATCAGCTACATCGAACTCGATGGCGACCCGACGCAGAACCTGGACGCTTTCGAAAAGATCGTGAAGTACATGGCAAAGGTCGGTATCGGTTACGGCTCCATCAACCATCCGGTGGACCGCGATCCGGTTTGCGGATTTGTGGGTGTGATTGGCGATGTTTGCCCGCGTTGCGGACGTAGCGAAGGCCACGCTATCTCTTGCGAAAAGCTCGAAGAACTTAGAAAGAAATTCCCTGGAATGCCCGCTTTCAGAGGGATCAGATGA
- a CDS encoding NAD(P)H-dependent oxidoreductase, with protein MNNQITILLSHPNISNSMFNKHLVDINRKNPNFVFHHLDKNRVNGYFDLEAEKKLLRESKAIVWQFPIYWYNSPASLRDWQDQVMSPIVYSADNFLKGMPVRVVFTAGAAAEHYTHEGLNRYTADEMLIPFEMTANAAGMKWFKPLGFYGCSPDMTKAALEKAAQEYEKSLLELL; from the coding sequence ATGAACAATCAAATCACAATTCTTCTATCGCATCCGAACATTTCTAACTCAATGTTTAACAAACACTTAGTGGATATCAACAGAAAAAATCCCAATTTTGTATTTCACCACCTTGACAAAAACCGAGTTAATGGCTACTTCGACTTGGAAGCCGAAAAGAAATTGTTGAGGGAGTCCAAGGCGATTGTGTGGCAGTTCCCTATATATTGGTATAACTCCCCCGCAAGTTTGCGTGACTGGCAAGATCAGGTCATGAGTCCGATTGTGTACAGCGCCGACAACTTCTTGAAGGGTATGCCCGTACGCGTCGTATTTACGGCAGGCGCCGCCGCCGAACATTACACTCACGAAGGACTCAACCGCTACACCGCAGACGAGATGCTCATTCCATTCGAAATGACGGCAAACGCCGCCGGGATGAAGTGGTTTAAGCCTCTCGGATTCTACGGTTGCAGCCCGGATATGACAAAAGCCGCCCTCGAAAAGGCGGCTCAGGAATACGAAAAAAGCCTGTTAGAACTACTTTAG